AAGGAAGCGTCAACACTAGAATCTCCTAAGCCATTACCACTCCCAAAATCATCGGGTTGGCAGGCAATAATAGTTCCCAAGCCTATTAAACCTATGAAAAGATATAAGTACTTGTTAATTTTTATTTTTAAGTTCATAAGATTTTATTTAAAGTTTAGTAGTTTGGATTTTGTTCAATTATCGTATTTTCTAATTCTTTTAAAGGAATTGGAAAAATTTCATTCTTACCAGCAGTAAAACCTCTATCAGCTAATGCTGTTGCAGCTTTTCCTGTTCTTACTAAGTCAAAAAATCGATGACCTTCACCAGCTAATTCCAATCTACGTTCTTTTGCGATAGCATCTAAAGAAACTGGAATTGATGATAAACCTACTCTTGCTCTTACAGCATCTAATAAGGCTTGTGCTCTTGCACCAGAACCTCCTAAAGCTTCAGCTTCCATTAAATAGGTGTCAGCTAATCGGATGGCATAAACATTTTGTCTATAGTTTAAGATTGGTTCACCGCCACCGGTGGTTACTTCAGAGTTTAAAGGCATAAACTTGTTTAGGAAGTATCCTGTGTCTTTATACCCAGGAATATAATCTATTTGCCCTGCTGCTTTTAAAGCTGCAAAATCAGCAATAGTAGCATCAAATCTAGGATCACCTTTCATTACATTATATAACTCTAATGTAACGGTGTTAAAACTCCATCCAGATGCATAATCTGGAGCTGTAGAGCCACTGGGTCTTGAAATACTTCGTGGGCTCACCATAGTATTTATTGTGTTCCCATCATTCTGTCCACCACCCCATTCACCCCAACCAACATTGGCTTTATCGGTACTGGCAACTTCTATAATAGCCTCAGAATTAAATTTGTTTTCAATGCTCCATAAATCTGCAAAATTATCGACCAATTTATAACCATAAATACTGGTTCCGCCTGGTGTTCCATTTACTTCAGCAAATTCAGCTGCGGCTTCTGTGTTTTTACCTTGGTATAAATAAACTTTACCTAAAAGAGCTTGTGCAGAACCTTTGGTAAGTCTACCAGCTTCTGTAGTTAAATCTGTTAAGGTATTTGGTAAACCGGCTTTAGCATCTATTAAATCTTGTTCAATTTGTGCGTAAACTTCTGCTGGTGCTACCTGTGGAACGTTGTATATATCACCAGTAGGAATTCTATCTAAAATTAACGGTATATTTTTAAACATACGTAGTAATTGGAAATAGAAATAGGCTCTTAACGTTTTAGTCTCAGCAGTATAACGAGTTCTATTCGCATCGGTTATAGGTGCTTCTGGTAATTGAGTAAGTAAGATATTAGCTCTAAAAATTCCTTGATAGTAACTGTTCCAAAAACTACCAGGAATAGTAGATTCACTTATTGAAAAATCAGAAAAAGACTGTATGCCAGTTCCGTCTGTAGGACCACCACCACCTGCATAATAATCATCAGATCCAGCATTCATCATGGTAATCATATTTTCGAAGGTACTTGATTCCTTACCTAAAACATCATAAACTGCTATAACACCTGAATACACTTCAGCATCATTTGAATAATAATTCTCTTCTAAAGGCACATCCACTTTGGGGTCTAGTTCAATGAAATCCTTGTTGCAGGAGATACCTAAAAGTGATATCATCAATAGCCCAACTATAATTTTTATATTTTTTAGTTTCATAATATTATTTTTTTAAAATTGAACATTTATACCTAACATACCTGTCTTGGCTTGAGGGTAATAACCTCTATCAATACCCAATACATTACCTCCGATTTCAGGATCAAAGCCACTGTATTTTGTGAAAGTAAATAAGTTTTCTCCAGTTATGTATAGTCTAACTTTAGATAAACCTACCTTGTCAATAATAGAATTAGGTAAGGTATAACCCAATTGAATTGTTTTAAATCTTAAATAATCTCCATCTTCCAAATAGAAATCAGACGGATTACTGAAATTTAAATTGGTGTCATTTGTCGTTAATCTAGGATAAGAATTAGAAGTACCTTCTCCAGTCCATCTATTTAAGGCGTTAGTTTGATAATTGGCACTTCCAATATCTAAACGTCTTAAGGCTTGGTAAATCTGGTTGCCAGCCGCACCTTGTGCAAATGCCATAAAGTCGAAATTTTTATAGGAAAGGTTCACTGTAAAACCAAAAGTAAAATCAGGTAGTGGGTTTCCAATAAATGTTCTATCATCTGAATCTATCGTTCCTTTACCATCAACATTAACATATCTAAAGTCACCTGGTACTGCATTCGGTTGAATTAAACTACCATCAGTATTGGTATAAGCATCAATTTCTGCTTGGTTTTGAAAAATACCATCGGTTTTAAATCCATAAAAAGAACTGTAGGGTTGCCCTACTTGTGTTCTAGTTATTGGGTAGGTACTTGATTGAATACTTTCACCACCAGTTAAAAAGTCAACACCATTACCTAAAAAAGTTACTTCATTTTTTACATAACCTATATTTGCATTTGCAGAAACTTTAAAATCTTCAAAAGTTTTAGAATAACCTAATTCTAAATCAACACCTTTGTTCTCCATATCAGCAACATTTCCCCATGGATTTCCAGTAGTTCCGATATACCCAGGTAGTACAATTTGTTGTAATATTCCAGTTGTTTTTTTATTGTAATAATCAAAAGTAAAACTAAAATACTGAAAGAATCGAGCATCAAAACCTATATTAAGTTGACTAGTCTCTTCCCATTTTAAATCAGGATTAGAGGGTGCATTTGGGCTATTCCCTGCGACTACAGAACCGGCTGTACCAATAGGGTAATTACGGCCACTGCCTATGGTTGCTAAATATAAAAAATCATTACTAGAATCATTTCCTACAACACCGTAACCACCTCTTATTTTTAACTGATTAACAACATTGTTTTCTGGCCAAAAATCTTCTAAAAGAGGATTCCAACCCGCTGAAAACGATGGAAAATAACCATACTTATTATTGTCACCGAATTTTGTCGATCCATCTCTACGAACAATCCCAGTAAACATGTATTTTTCTTTATAATTATAGTTTAGTCTTCCGAACAATGAATACACAGAATGTGAATAATTGTCATAAGCATATGATTGAATCTTATCTGCTGGATGTCCACTTACAAAAGCGGCTTCCCTGTAATCATTTGTTGGAATATCATAATACGTAACAGAACTACCTCCGGTAATACCTTCAACATATGTTCCTTGTCCAAGTAATGCCGTAAAATTATGATCTTCAATAGATTTTTCGTAAGAAACAGTGTTTTCAATATTCCAAGCAAAACCTCTATTGGTTTGTTTATTAATATTATTTTGACCTACTACAAATGCAGAGTTTAAATAAGATACAGGTGTAAAGTTTTCTTCACCCCAATACGCTAATTTACCACCAACAGTTGATCTTACTTTTAATCCTTCAATTGGCTCTATTTCAACATAAGCATTTCCAACCAAATTATCTGACCACTGATAGTTTCCTAATCGTGTTTGTATGTAAGCTAAAGGATTAGACATTTCTTGTCCTACAAAACTTGAAATAGCATAAGGATCACCATTAGTGTTTCTAAAAATACCAGCATTGTTATAAGGAGCTTGATTCGCTAAGACAGGATCAGTTTCTACAACAGGAGTTAATGGGTCTAAATTAATGGCTGAAGCTAACGGTCCACCATATTCACTATTCGTATTTCCAATTCCCACTACTTTCTCATGAGAATAAGCTGCTGTTTGTCCGAAAGTAATTTTATCAGTAATCTTGTGAGTAGAATTCAAACGAATATTTTGTCTAATATAATTTGAAATCTTAGTAGCTACAATACCTTCTTGATCTGTTAAACCAAAAGATACATAAAAAGTAGATTTTTCATTACCGCCACTCAAACTTAATTCGTTACTCTGACGTATGGCACTATTATTAAATATTTCTTCTTGCCAATCAGTGCCTTGTCCATAAGATTCTGGGTTTGCAAATAATATAGAACCACCGCCTGCAACTGAAGCTTCATTTCTTAGGGTAGCATATTCTGTTGCATTTAATAAATCCAATTTCCGTGAAGGTGATGATACACCTACATATCCATTGTAATTTATGTTCATTTTACCTGCCTTACCTTTTTTTGTGGTTACCAAAATAACACCAGTAGCGGCTCTAGAACCGTAAATTGCAGCAGATGCACCATCTTTTAAAACTTCGATAGACTCAATATCTGCTTGATTTAAATAACCAATTCCACCATTGTCTACCACCACACCATCAACTACCCAAAGCGGATTGTTATTGTTTAATGTTGTAATACCACGAACTCTTATCGTAGAGGAAGATCCCGGTTGACCTGAATTAGAGGCTATAGTAAGGCCAGAAGCTCTACCTTGCAAAGATTGTTCTACCCTTGTAATAGGTAAGTCTTCTAAATCACTTTGCTTGATACTAGAAATAGCACCGGTCACTACACTTTTCTTTTGTGTACCATAACCCACTACTACAACTTCTTCTAAAGCTTGAGCATCTTCGTTTAACGTAACGTTAATTTCTGCTCTTCCATTTACGGGCTCTTCAACCGTTGTAAATCCCACGAAACTAAAAACGAGTATGCCTTCGGACGAAACATCAATTTGATACTTACCATCAAAATCCGATGTTGTTCCTTGAGTTGTTCCTTTTACTAGTATAGTGGCCCCAGGAACAGGTTCACCACTACCATCTTTAATTGTACCATTAACGGTAACAGACTGTGCACTTACCATCCAAGATATAAACATAGATAGAAAGAGTAAAACATAATGTTTTCTGAATTTCATATAATTAGTGTTTGAGTTAATAATGGTACGAATTTAACCAATATTTAACTTTTTAATCAAAATATAAATCATACAAAAACACATCAATGTGTGAAATTTAATTATACAAAAACACATCATTTAGTTATTAAATGATTAATATTCAGATAAATAAAAATATTAAAGTACATTAATTTTAGGTTAATTTAAAAAAATAAACACTACATTTGAAGTAGTTGTCTTTTTTAATAAGAAATCTAATTTAAATGATGTTTTTACAAAATAAATTATCAATCTATTTAGTATTAATTCTTTTGTGTCTTGGTGTAAAACGGATTAATGGTCAGGAGAAAAATAGTGGATTACCAAAAATTAATAATTTTTCAAAAAAAGATTACAATGCTGGTACTCAAAATTGGCAAATTGATCAAGATACAATTGGTAATATTTATTTTGCCAACAATAATGGGTTACTTCAATTTGATGGAAATTCATGGCAATTATATAAAATTCCTAATTCTTCTAATATAAGAAGTGTAAAATACGATAGAACAAATGGACGTATTTATGTGGGAGGGTATAATCAATTCGGTTATTTTGAATCTAATTTAAGAGGAAAACTTGTATTTCAATCACTATTGCCATTAATTGATGGTACCGAAAGTAAAACAACTGATTTTATTTGGAAGATTCATATAGTTAATGATGAAGTTGTTTTTCAGACTTTTCATAAGGCATATATTTTCAAAGATAATGAGATAAAAACGCTAGAAGCTCCTAAACGATTTCAGTTTTCATTTTTAGTCGATAATAATCTTTATTTTCAGGACATTGAGTATGGGGTTTTTGAATATGTAAATGGTGTTTTAATACATCTAAAAGGGACTGAAGTATTAAAAAACACTGAAATATGGAGTATTTTAAAAATGCCAAATAATGCATTACTTTTCGCTTTATTAGAAAAAGGATTATATACCTATCAAAATGAAGTAGTTACACCTTGGGAAACTGAAGCGAATGATTTTGTTAAGAAGAATAGTACACTTGGTGGAATAGCAATACTTAACAATTCATTGGTGTTTAATACAGTATTGAATGGAATTATCATATGTACTATAGATGGTAAAATAAAACAACATATTAACTTAGATAAAGGACTTCAAAATAATACAATTCTAAGCTCATTTATTGATAGCAATAGTAATCTTTGGTTAGGTTTAGATAATGGAATTTCTCATGTTAGTATAAACTCTCCTTTCACCTATTTAGGTTCAAGTCAAAATCTAAGTACCGTTTATGGTACAGTTATTTATAAGGAATATTTATATGTAGCCACAAATCAAGGTCTTTTTTATCGTTTATTGAACAATATTTTTTCGGATGACTCTTTTAAATTGGTTGAAGGAACAACAGCACAAACATGGAATGTTCAAGTAATTGGTGATGATTTAGTGTGTGCAAATAATAGAGGAGCGATGCTAATAAAGAATAACAAGGTTGCCAAAGTACTTGATAATATTGGCTACTATGGATTTAAAGAAATTCCTAACAGACCAAATTTTATTATTGGTTCTAATTATGGTGGCTTTTCCATATTTGAAAAAACAAAAACGGGCTTAGTTTATAAAAATAAGCTTGGTGATTTTGATAAAGCTTCAAATATATTTGAGCATGATGGAAACTTTTTATGGTTGAAAAGAGATAATATTCTTTATCAAATGGAGATATCAGAAGATTTTAAAGCGTTTAACTCCATAAAAACCATAACTAAATTTAATGATACAGTTAATGGTATTAATAGTTTGCAACGAATAAATAATGAAGTGTATTTTCAAACAAATAATCATTTTTATTCTTATTCTAAAGGGCAAGATAGATTTTTTGAAGATAGAAAGTTGAGTAATTATTTTAAGGATTTAGCTACGATAAATACATTAATAGAAGATTCACATGGTAATTTATGGTATGTTTTTGATGAATCTTTAGGAGTCTTAATGAAAAATAAAAATAGGGACTATACCAATATAATTAAACCATTTTCTAATTTAACGGGTAATTTAGTACCTAATTACTTGTCAATAAATACAAAGGATAATAAGAATATTTTTATTGGTTTAATTGATGGACTCGCACATTATGATACCACAGTTTCAAATAAAATATCAGTTCCAAGAGCGGTCATCAGAAGTTTTATTTATGAAAACGATACAATTATGCAGGGTAACCCTCAGCAAAGCTCTTTCAATATAAAGATTCCCTACAAGTCAAACAATATTAAATTCACATTCTCTTCTCCAGAATATAATCGAGAACCTATATTGTATTCCTATAAGTTAGAACCATTTGATCAAGAATGGAGCTTATGGACGAAAAATGCAATGAAGGAATATACTAATTTAATTGAGAATGAATATGAAATGCACGTCAGGGTTAAAAATAGTTATAGTAATGTTTCTGACCCAACACTTTTTAAGTTCAGAATATATCCGCCTTGGTATCGACATTATTTGGCTTATATCTGTTATTCGTTGTTTATCATAGTGAGTATGTATTTTATTTCTTTATGGATGAAATTAAAAATTAGAAAAGATAAATATTACGAGACTTTAGAACATCGAAAACGCTATTTAGAAAAAGAGGCTAGAATAATATCTGAACAATATAAGTTAGAGAAAGAAATTGAGGATTTAAACCGTGATAAATTGCAAACAAAAATCCTAGCTAAGGATAAGGAGTTGGTAAGTAACTCATTACAAGTTGTTAAAAAAAATAAAATTTTGAATGGAATAATTGATAAATTAAAAAAATTAGAAACGTCAGATATAAGTGTTGAAACAAAATCCCAACTGCACAGTCTTAAAAAAAGTGTTTTAAAGGAAATAAATGCCGATAAAAGTTGGAAGGATTTAGAAAAACATATTAAAAATGTACATTTCGAATTTCTTAAACGTTTACAAGAGAAATATGAAAATATTACACCACGTGAATTAGATTTATCTACCTATTTACTTATTAATATGTCAACAAAAGAAATAGCTGAAGTAATGAATATATCAAAAGGTGGAGTAGAGCTAGCAAGATATAGGCTGCGAAAAAAACTGGGGTTATCAAGAAAAGACAATTTAACAGGTTTTTTGATGAATATATAGTATTAAATATATAATAATGACAATTTTTAAGACAAAAAGGTTGATAGTAAGAAGTTTAAAAATGGAAGATTTTGAAGCTTTTAATAAAATGCAGTCGAATAAAAATGTGATGAGATTTGTAAGAGGTAGACCGATGACCTATGAGGAAAATAAGGAAGAATTACCCAAATTAATTGAATTTTATGATAAAGAGGGTAATGACTTTTTTATTTATGCAATTACAAGAATTGAAGATGGTTTTTTCGTAGGTACCATTGCATTAATCAAAGACGAATTTAAAAACGATGAAATCGGGTATCGCTTTTTAGAAGAATATTGGGGGAATGGATATGGAACGGAAGTTCTTAGTGGTTTGATAGCTTACTGTAAATCAATAAAAATGAAAAATTTAATTGCAATTGTAGCTACCGAAAACGTTGCCTCCTTAAAGATGATAAAAAATGCAGGTTTTCAGTTTATTGAAAATTTTGTGAGTGATGATTTACAACTACCAGAACAACGGTATTACTTAGAGCTGTGATAGTTAAATATTTATTGCTCTTTTTATCTTAATTAGTTGCCGTATCAACTTCTTTTATAATTTTGAACAATATGACAATGACAATCAAAATAAAGGCTCTAAGGTGTCTGTCAAACGGTTTTGGTCATAACGTTGATCATGGAATGGGGAACATTTCAGTAATAATTTATTTGATAAGTTCCAAGGTCGCCATAATAGGGTAATGGTCTGAAAGTTGTATACCATAATTTTTATGCGACTTCACTTTAAAGTTTTTATCTACAAAAATATAATCGATACGTAACGGAAATTTATTAAACTTATAGGTAGTTCCAAATCCTTTACCAGCCTCCAAATATGTGTCTTTAAAATTCTTCCTTACATTATTGTAAGCCCATGAATAGGCCGTATTGTTTAAATCACCCATTACTATTACTTTGTACTTACAGGTGTTTATATGCTTATTTAAGGAGTCTATTTGTTGCTGCTGAACTTTAAATGATTGCCGAACTTTTTTTACTAATTTTTCCGAATCGTCGTGCCCAAAGTAATGTTGATTTGGTACAATTCCTAAAGATGCCATGTGAAAAGTATAGATCCTTATAGTATCTAAATTCTTAACAATATCTGTAAACATTGCGGCTGAAGATGTTCTTGCGTATTTTATTATGCCTTCTTTTACAATGGGATATTTCGAATATATGCCTAATGCAATTCTATGTTTGCTATTTTGAATAGAGTCAGAATAATTTTCAGCAGGTGGATTACTGAAATAGGGATATTTTAATTTAAAGTTTTTAGGAATTCTATATTCTTGTAATGCTAAGATATCAGGATCTTCATTTTCAATGAAATCTTTAATCTTTGATTCTATATCATCCACTTTAATCCATTTATACATATTAAATTTTCTAACATTAAAACTCATTAAGCTTATTGTGTTAGAATCTTCTTGATTGATATTGTCCTTAAATTTATATAATTGAGGAATTAAAAAATAGGATATTATTAATACTATAAAAGACTGTAAAAGTTGCTTTTTGAAGCCAATTAAGATCCAGTATATTACAAATAGAATATTTATAATTATAACTGCTGGAACTACAATGCTGAATAAAGAAAATACACCAAATTTAAATGGAGATAATCGCGGTAAAAGAATGGAAAAAATTAATGCAATCGCAAAGATTGTATTAATGATAAATAGTATTTTATTAAAAAATGATAGTTTCTTCACTGTCCAAAATTACTACGTTATTTTTTACCAACCTTAAAAAGAAAATCTTTTTCTTGTTGTGTTAAGGTTTCATAACCAGATTTACTTATTTTATCTAATATAGAATCTATCTTTTGTTGATCATTTGCATTATTTTTCGTTCTTTTTTGAGGATTTGGGTTTTTATAAACAGTTCTCAAAGGTTCTTTCTTTTTTGATCTAAAAATAGATCCGAAGAGCTGATTTAAATTCTTTCCTTTATTCGCTTGGTTCGTCAATAAAAAACCAATTAGAGCACCACCTAAATGTGCCAAATGCCCACCTGTATTATTTACAGGTAGTTGAATAATGTCAATAAAGATCATAGCTACAGCAATATGCCATAATTTAACCGCCCCAATAAACCTTAAATGAATAGCGTAATTGGGTACCTTAGCTGCAATACCTACTAGAATTGCAGTTACACCAGCTGATGCACCTAGTAAAACGGCATTACTTCCTTTCAGTGCTGGGAAAAAGTTATAACTAGCAAGGTAAATTATGCCTCCAACAACGATACCTGACAGATAATAAATTAAAAAATCGCGTTTTGAAAAGAAATCTAAAAATAGGTTTCCAATATAAAATAGGAATATTAAATTAAATAGAATATGTAAAAAATCTGCATGTAAAAATCCATACGTAATTAGAGTCCATGGTTTTGTTAGAAATAGGTTAACATCTGCAGGTAAAGACAGCCAGTTAACAAATAAATTATCATGCCATTGCATAAAACTTGATAACACCTTAAATAACAAGGTAATTATATATAAAATAATATTGGCATAGATGATCTGTTCAGCAATGTTTGCTGATTTTATTCTGTATAGTATTTGATCTTTTATTGTATTCAATGTATGTTATTTATCCCATCGTTTAAATTGATTTTTCTTCCAATACAACATAATTATTAATCCCACAATGGCACCACCTACGTGAGCAAAATGAGCGACTCCGGCTCCGAAAATAGAATATCCAGTTATACCAGAAAATAAATCTAAAGCAATTAATACTGGAATAAAATATTTTGCAGCGACTGGAACGGGGAAAAATATTAAAGCCAATTTCGCATTTGGGAAACTCATTCCAAATGCAACTAATACCCCATAAAGTGCACCTGATGC
The nucleotide sequence above comes from Aureibaculum algae. Encoded proteins:
- a CDS encoding RagB/SusD family nutrient uptake outer membrane protein, translated to MKLKNIKIIVGLLMISLLGISCNKDFIELDPKVDVPLEENYYSNDAEVYSGVIAVYDVLGKESSTFENMITMMNAGSDDYYAGGGGPTDGTGIQSFSDFSISESTIPGSFWNSYYQGIFRANILLTQLPEAPITDANRTRYTAETKTLRAYFYFQLLRMFKNIPLILDRIPTGDIYNVPQVAPAEVYAQIEQDLIDAKAGLPNTLTDLTTEAGRLTKGSAQALLGKVYLYQGKNTEAAAEFAEVNGTPGGTSIYGYKLVDNFADLWSIENKFNSEAIIEVASTDKANVGWGEWGGGQNDGNTINTMVSPRSISRPSGSTAPDYASGWSFNTVTLELYNVMKGDPRFDATIADFAALKAAGQIDYIPGYKDTGYFLNKFMPLNSEVTTGGGEPILNYRQNVYAIRLADTYLMEAEALGGSGARAQALLDAVRARVGLSSIPVSLDAIAKERRLELAGEGHRFFDLVRTGKAATALADRGFTAGKNEIFPIPLKELENTIIEQNPNY
- a CDS encoding SusC/RagA family TonB-linked outer membrane protein, which encodes MKFRKHYVLLFLSMFISWMVSAQSVTVNGTIKDGSGEPVPGATILVKGTTQGTTSDFDGKYQIDVSSEGILVFSFVGFTTVEEPVNGRAEINVTLNEDAQALEEVVVVGYGTQKKSVVTGAISSIKQSDLEDLPITRVEQSLQGRASGLTIASNSGQPGSSSTIRVRGITTLNNNNPLWVVDGVVVDNGGIGYLNQADIESIEVLKDGASAAIYGSRAATGVILVTTKKGKAGKMNINYNGYVGVSSPSRKLDLLNATEYATLRNEASVAGGGSILFANPESYGQGTDWQEEIFNNSAIRQSNELSLSGGNEKSTFYVSFGLTDQEGIVATKISNYIRQNIRLNSTHKITDKITFGQTAAYSHEKVVGIGNTNSEYGGPLASAINLDPLTPVVETDPVLANQAPYNNAGIFRNTNGDPYAISSFVGQEMSNPLAYIQTRLGNYQWSDNLVGNAYVEIEPIEGLKVRSTVGGKLAYWGEENFTPVSYLNSAFVVGQNNINKQTNRGFAWNIENTVSYEKSIEDHNFTALLGQGTYVEGITGGSSVTYYDIPTNDYREAAFVSGHPADKIQSYAYDNYSHSVYSLFGRLNYNYKEKYMFTGIVRRDGSTKFGDNNKYGYFPSFSAGWNPLLEDFWPENNVVNQLKIRGGYGVVGNDSSNDFLYLATIGSGRNYPIGTAGSVVAGNSPNAPSNPDLKWEETSQLNIGFDARFFQYFSFTFDYYNKKTTGILQQIVLPGYIGTTGNPWGNVADMENKGVDLELGYSKTFEDFKVSANANIGYVKNEVTFLGNGVDFLTGGESIQSSTYPITRTQVGQPYSSFYGFKTDGIFQNQAEIDAYTNTDGSLIQPNAVPGDFRYVNVDGKGTIDSDDRTFIGNPLPDFTFGFTVNLSYKNFDFMAFAQGAAGNQIYQALRRLDIGSANYQTNALNRWTGEGTSNSYPRLTTNDTNLNFSNPSDFYLEDGDYLRFKTIQLGYTLPNSIIDKVGLSKVRLYITGENLFTFTKYSGFDPEIGGNVLGIDRGYYPQAKTGMLGINVQF
- a CDS encoding triple tyrosine motif-containing protein gives rise to the protein MMFLQNKLSIYLVLILLCLGVKRINGQEKNSGLPKINNFSKKDYNAGTQNWQIDQDTIGNIYFANNNGLLQFDGNSWQLYKIPNSSNIRSVKYDRTNGRIYVGGYNQFGYFESNLRGKLVFQSLLPLIDGTESKTTDFIWKIHIVNDEVVFQTFHKAYIFKDNEIKTLEAPKRFQFSFLVDNNLYFQDIEYGVFEYVNGVLIHLKGTEVLKNTEIWSILKMPNNALLFALLEKGLYTYQNEVVTPWETEANDFVKKNSTLGGIAILNNSLVFNTVLNGIIICTIDGKIKQHINLDKGLQNNTILSSFIDSNSNLWLGLDNGISHVSINSPFTYLGSSQNLSTVYGTVIYKEYLYVATNQGLFYRLLNNIFSDDSFKLVEGTTAQTWNVQVIGDDLVCANNRGAMLIKNNKVAKVLDNIGYYGFKEIPNRPNFIIGSNYGGFSIFEKTKTGLVYKNKLGDFDKASNIFEHDGNFLWLKRDNILYQMEISEDFKAFNSIKTITKFNDTVNGINSLQRINNEVYFQTNNHFYSYSKGQDRFFEDRKLSNYFKDLATINTLIEDSHGNLWYVFDESLGVLMKNKNRDYTNIIKPFSNLTGNLVPNYLSINTKDNKNIFIGLIDGLAHYDTTVSNKISVPRAVIRSFIYENDTIMQGNPQQSSFNIKIPYKSNNIKFTFSSPEYNREPILYSYKLEPFDQEWSLWTKNAMKEYTNLIENEYEMHVRVKNSYSNVSDPTLFKFRIYPPWYRHYLAYICYSLFIIVSMYFISLWMKLKIRKDKYYETLEHRKRYLEKEARIISEQYKLEKEIEDLNRDKLQTKILAKDKELVSNSLQVVKKNKILNGIIDKLKKLETSDISVETKSQLHSLKKSVLKEINADKSWKDLEKHIKNVHFEFLKRLQEKYENITPRELDLSTYLLINMSTKEIAEVMNISKGGVELARYRLRKKLGLSRKDNLTGFLMNI
- a CDS encoding GNAT family N-acetyltransferase; the protein is MTIFKTKRLIVRSLKMEDFEAFNKMQSNKNVMRFVRGRPMTYEENKEELPKLIEFYDKEGNDFFIYAITRIEDGFFVGTIALIKDEFKNDEIGYRFLEEYWGNGYGTEVLSGLIAYCKSIKMKNLIAIVATENVASLKMIKNAGFQFIENFVSDDLQLPEQRYYLEL
- a CDS encoding endonuclease/exonuclease/phosphatase family protein, translated to MSFNVRKFNMYKWIKVDDIESKIKDFIENEDPDILALQEYRIPKNFKLKYPYFSNPPAENYSDSIQNSKHRIALGIYSKYPIVKEGIIKYARTSSAAMFTDIVKNLDTIRIYTFHMASLGIVPNQHYFGHDDSEKLVKKVRQSFKVQQQQIDSLNKHINTCKYKVIVMGDLNNTAYSWAYNNVRKNFKDTYLEAGKGFGTTYKFNKFPLRIDYIFVDKNFKVKSHKNYGIQLSDHYPIMATLELIK
- a CDS encoding rhomboid family intramembrane serine protease, encoding MNTIKDQILYRIKSANIAEQIIYANIILYIITLLFKVLSSFMQWHDNLFVNWLSLPADVNLFLTKPWTLITYGFLHADFLHILFNLIFLFYIGNLFLDFFSKRDFLIYYLSGIVVGGIIYLASYNFFPALKGSNAVLLGASAGVTAILVGIAAKVPNYAIHLRFIGAVKLWHIAVAMIFIDIIQLPVNNTGGHLAHLGGALIGFLLTNQANKGKNLNQLFGSIFRSKKKEPLRTVYKNPNPQKRTKNNANDQQKIDSILDKISKSGYETLTQQEKDFLFKVGKK